In a single window of the Terrirubrum flagellatum genome:
- a CDS encoding response regulator — MPLAQALKVLIVDDQNSVRQVARLTLEEIGIKHVYESENGKEALEIAGVQPLDLIISDFNMPEMDGLALLRAVRAHPTARRLPFILLTGRGDRELVVKAAQAGVNNYLVKPFTADSLKGKIEQVLGKLS, encoded by the coding sequence ATGCCGCTCGCTCAGGCCCTGAAAGTCCTCATCGTCGACGATCAAAACAGCGTGCGGCAAGTGGCGCGCCTGACGCTGGAGGAGATCGGAATCAAGCATGTCTATGAGTCCGAGAACGGCAAGGAAGCTCTTGAAATCGCGGGCGTGCAACCGCTCGATCTCATCATCTCGGATTTCAACATGCCCGAGATGGATGGGCTGGCGCTGCTCCGCGCGGTGCGCGCCCATCCGACCGCGAGGCGGCTGCCCTTCATCCTGCTCACGGGGCGCGGCGATCGCGAGCTGGTCGTGAAGGCGGCGCAAGCCGGCGTTAACAATTACCTCGTGAAGCCCTTCACTGCGGATTCGCTGAAGGGCAAGATCGAACAGGTTCTGGGGAAGCTTTCGTGA